The nucleotide sequence GGCCATTGAGCAATAACATGTTCTTAGCCATTGTGGATGGATTGTGGGGTCCGTGTAAAGTAAATTAAGAACAAAGCTAGTGTTTGGTTTCACATCCATTCACCGCCCGGCGTCCACCGGCTTTCTATTGTGAAAGACAAGAAGCTACAGAGTATAAACTCAAGTTAATTGCACGTCCGATGAGTTTTTGTTGCGAAAACAAACACGGTAAAAATTGAGTTTGgtgaaaagatgatttttttattttattttttaaatcctATGTGGCACTTTTGGGTCCAGAAGAAATAGTTACGAATCTAACTTGTGTTGCAGCATTGGAAATGCTTTTACAGTTTATTTGGAGCTCCAATGGTGTGGCATACACCACCTTCCGAAAGTCAAAACTCAATCATTATCTTCCTCATGAATGAGACTTAATCGGTGTTAGttgagaaaaataagaaaatataaatatatatgttctCAACTCAAatcatattgttttttcttgaaTCGATATTGATTAGGTCACCATctcaatcataaaaataaatagtattGGACATTTCTACTTCCGAAAAACATCGTCAATCATCATTAGAATTTGTATTAATTTGTTGGTATCAATCAACCATATATGACTATCAAAGTAATCCACAGTAAAACCCCACACGCGACATGACATTGCCACATTGGTAATAGTTGTCTGTTTGATTCCACATTTAGATTTGCAATTTTACGTTCCAAGACCAATATCACTGTGAACTTGAGAACCTATAAATTGGATTGTTTGGTGGACGTTGGATGTGAACACAACTTTCCAATTTTCCAAAAAcacaataaattttgttttgattctcttttttttctttcaagaatTTAGTTTTGATTCTTAAATGAGTGTAAAGAGCATTGTTGATTGCATAAACATCTAAAAAAGTAAACGATCACTTTACCAAAGATATATTTTCAAGTGAGGGTTGGAGGCTTTGTCAACTTGTTTAGGCCCTTTATTATCCAGATTCCACAAATGAAGTTCATTAAACCCTTCTTTTCTATAGCATTAAGATGAAAACGTGAAACCTTAAAGAACCAAAAAAGCAAaaccaatttattaaacaaataagCCTGCATTAGCCTAATGACTTTTGTGTTTGCAAGCTAGCTTCTAGTTGAAGtgaaaacacacacacacacacacacacgaggaacaagaaaagaagaacaaaaaaaaagatcaaaataaaCGGCCATTACTTTTCCATATTTTCCTCCACAAATCTAGTGTTAAGAATACTTGTCTTGTGAATGGGGTTTGAGGAGCATTGACTTTGTAATAAAAGAAGACAAAGATTCCATAACGAGGAGCCAAAAGTGGTTGCTTCTTACTTTTGCTTGGGAAGGGTCAGCTGCAACACTAGTCACATTGCAAAACCCAACACTTTACCTTTGACAATTTAACCTCGTGATtccactttctctttcttttatgcaacatcaaattattaatttaatgtttttttgtttctgtGCTTTCTgtactttttcattttttcaaccCGAATCCTAAGCTTCTCTAGATTGTCTTCTAACAAGAGTCAACTACTTATTGGCTTATAGTAGTGGATTTTATTTATCCaaatttattgtaaaattttatattcattttagttttgataattttaatataagGAATCACACccattttaatatttgtaaaaaaaacatacatgtttttttaaatttattttctatttttactttTGACTATAAGTTATTACTTTTTTCcaatctattattttatttttgcaaacaTTATATGTGAAAATagtgaattttcattttcaacactTAGCATTCTattcttttagaaaaaattaaaatgaaaacaaagtaaatatttggtaattaaaaaaataaaaaaccattttaaaactaaattgatattttttcttgattcatattgataaatattttgtcacaattttcacatttaattaaaaagatataTCTACATATGAAGGGGAATATCAAGTTTTggtgttccttaaaaaaaaaaaaaaattggtgtatTTGTTTCTTCCAATTTTATTCTTTATCTAAAAAGtcttatttacaattttatccaatcaaataatttaattttttaaaatatttacgCAAAATATCTTCacctatatataaaattttgatgtaacaatttattttcaaattttattatttatttaaacgattctattcaatttttaatCCTTTTTACCGTCCTGAATTTGGAAAACaatacataaatcaaaataagtaTAAGGTTTTTagttttgtaattaaaaattaaatagaaaataaaacaaaatattttctaaaattaaattgaccaatttgttttgtaccaaagaataatgttataaaataccgtccaaaataaaataaaaaacaaaaaatcgaCGTAAGAAAATCCGTTGACATAGAGATATAGATATGATCCGAATCTATCCAATGTAACACCAACATTAAGCCACTCCACTCGTGTGTGTTGCTTTGTTTGTGCGTGTGTTTGTGTCTTTGTGAGTATCAAAGTGTCAACAATCCATTGTTgttaaacaaatattattattattcttattataAAAGTGATCCCTACGAACCTTCCTCCCTCTCTCTTTGTGTTGTGGACAAATTCACTTTccctttttcactttttttggatttcattcattttaaacACCTAATCCATACCtccattttcattcattcattcattctctCTTCTGTCTCAGTCTGTGTGTTTTACACTCTCACCTTGCACTTGCACTTGCACCTGCTCAAACACCTTCAGGTACTTTTTTGTTCTTACTTTCATTCataatcttgttcttgttcttgttcttgtatTATATCATCATTATTGTAAACCCTTTtgaatatgtgtttttttagttagtatttttactattattatttacaatttttagtTTGAGGGTTTGTACTAAAAAGGGTGAAATTTTGTTTACTGTTTGCAATTGAGGTCTCAAGGTTAATCTTTGCTTGTGAACTTTGATGAATAGCTTCTTAAGCTAAGAGGGTTTATTGAAAGTTATATAAagtcttgaaatttttatggTGAAATTAAAAGGGATTGTTGAATGAAGGGGAaagttttgaactttttcctGTTTACCcttttttatgatatgttaatGTGTTCATTTGAAAGTTATTATTCTTATCAAttggttttgaaaaattgatttttttgttgttaacatCTTACTTCTTCTGTTGCTGCAGTTGTTTGCTCTAAATTTGTGATCAATGGAGCATAGATTGAAAAGAAAGTCTCCAGAGAATGGATTCAACAGTTTTTCACTGGATGATCTGAATGAAGATGTCTTTGAAAAGGTACTTTCGTGGTTACCGACTTCCAGTTTCTTTCGCCTTACTTCGGTGTGCAAGAGATGGAAATCAGCTGCTGATTCTGCGAGTTTCAAGCTTGCTTGCTCACACATCCCCACAAGGGATCCTTGGTTTTTCATGGTTGCTCCCGATCTCAACCAATCTGTAATTTTTGACTTGGCTGAAAACAGTTGGAAAAGACTCAATCATCCGAATCTTCTGCTCGAAGATTCCAACAAAAGTTGCATTCCTGTTGCAGCTTCTAATGGCCTGGTTTGCTACCGAACATCGTCGGGAAACTTCATTGTGTCCAATCCTGTGACCGGATCTTCTACCGAACTCCCTCCATTGAATTTCACCTCAGAAAATCAATCTCTCAATGCTGTTGTTATGAGTACAACATCTTTCAATGGCCAAATATCCTACAAGATTGTATTAGTCTTCGGTGAACTTCCCAATCTTTCATTTAAAGTCTATAACTCAAGCTCTGCCTGTTGGGAAGACGAGAATGCTCTTGGGAGGAAGGTCGATGATAGTTCAGCGGATTGTGATTCAACCGATGACAATGTTGTGTACTTTCTGAGCAAGGCTGGAAATGTGGTAGCAAGTAGCATGCAGAGAAGTCCAACCAAGCAATATTCGTCGGTCATTACTAACCAAGACGGTCAAGAGGTAGTCTATTTTTTGAGTTCGTCTGGGACCGTTGTAGCTTGCAATTTGACCTGCACGTGTTTCTTTGAGTACCCTAGGCTATTGCCAGTTTTTTGCGAGTACTCTATCGATATTGTGGAGTGTAATGGTGAGATGATAGTTGTTTTGTTATCGGAATTCTTGGAAACTACAAGTCTTAGGGTGTGGAGATTCGATGAGACCAACCGATGCTGGCAACAGATTGCAGCAATGCCAGCAGCAATGTCTCATGAATGGTACGGAAAGAAGCCGGATATCAATTGTGTTGGTGCCGGTTCTCGGATTTTTATATGCTTGAACTCTCCTGAGCTATGTACTTATGTTCTGTGTGATTTGGTAACCAACAACTGGGTTGAATTGCCAAAATGTCACATTAATGGAGAAGTCATGGAGTTTATGTCGGCATTTTCTTTCGAGCCGAGGATAGAAGCTTCTGTTTGAGAGTGAAATGCCCTAGTTGGAtatcttggttttatttatcaACCATTTTTTATGTTCTGTTGTTagcttgcattttattttgatttgtgcttaattttttttttcttcatgcaaCATAGCTAGATATGGAAGCTAACCAAATGATTTGATTGTTGACAGATTATATTGTAATTTTCTTAATTGATTGT is from Medicago truncatula cultivar Jemalong A17 chromosome 1, MtrunA17r5.0-ANR, whole genome shotgun sequence and encodes:
- the LOC25481972 gene encoding F-box only protein 13 — its product is MEHRLKRKSPENGFNSFSLDDLNEDVFEKVLSWLPTSSFFRLTSVCKRWKSAADSASFKLACSHIPTRDPWFFMVAPDLNQSVIFDLAENSWKRLNHPNLLLEDSNKSCIPVAASNGLVCYRTSSGNFIVSNPVTGSSTELPPLNFTSENQSLNAVVMSTTSFNGQISYKIVLVFGELPNLSFKVYNSSSACWEDENALGRKVDDSSADCDSTDDNVVYFLSKAGNVVASSMQRSPTKQYSSVITNQDGQEVVYFLSSSGTVVACNLTCTCFFEYPRLLPVFCEYSIDIVECNGEMIVVLLSEFLETTSLRVWRFDETNRCWQQIAAMPAAMSHEWYGKKPDINCVGAGSRIFICLNSPELCTYVLCDLVTNNWVELPKCHINGEVMEFMSAFSFEPRIEASV